The nucleotide window CAAAGCCAGTCAATATAACTACATGACTACAAATAATGGTCATTGTTGTGTCGACGACTATTGAAATATTTatcgataattaaattataaaatagtcagTCGTAAAAATATCAGTCCCAATTccgtttttaaatataaaacgcTTACTATTCTAGCTATTGTGCAATAGTCATGAAGTAGCTTTGTGACACTCTGCTGCTACTTGCGACCGTGCAAACACAACCACTTGAATCCAAGTAAACATATGTGccctctttctttttattctgggGTTTTAAATTTATCGGGAAAGGGGAGCGATGCCGTTTTAACTATCTGAAATCTGTTTCGAGAAAACAACTTGTTCACGAAGTATTAAGAACCGGttagtttattttgtactttGAGTTGGAATTATGCCAAAATGACCCTTAGATCAATAAAATAATCCTgtccaaaaaaaagtatataaatattctcaggaatggtcgaactgagaatgtacaagactacacttcatttacactcatacatatcatcctcattcatcctctgaagaattagctaaacggtagtttccggaggctaaacaggaaaagaaagaaatatgctGGACCAATTACCTATAATTGGTTTATAATATCGCACTCGCGTAAAAACTTTAGTCTGGAAGCATGATTTCTAGAAGAATCCGTTGGAAGTTTCTTCTGACaacaatgaaaaacttaaaatgtaactACATTATTTGATTACCTCCGTAATGTTtagttataataatgattttattcataTCAACCAcctgtgaattttatttatcaaaattttttaagtctGTGAATAAAACTTGACAAATGACACTATTTTACCAAGAAGGAGTAAAAATTGTTTGAGGTTTAAAACATTGTATTTGCTAgactacagtaattttttttctattttttgttaatctaaattttaagaaaacttaatttagtaagtaatgttatattgaaaaaattaaagttaatggaaaatgtaaataaaaattttttttaatgaaaataattttatttaacatgcaaattatttaattttcattacaaaaaaaaatacataatgcttaaatctaacaaaaatagtaattaaaaaaccccaaaaaaggaaaaatctgacTTTGGTACTATTTTAATGGATAAtggctaatttaatttataccatAAATTTCATGTATATATAGTGTTAACAAAGTAATACAACTCTTAAATAATTCTGCAGTAGTtgaacgtagaaaaattaaatttagtaaataactcCTAcctcaaaactatttatttttcagtatgagacTATCGCAACCCCAAAGCCCCTACCAGGGAacaactcaaacattttaaaataaaaagcgtAGAacggaaatttaaatatatttaaagggtGGTTTATAATACAGAAATGGCATGTTGTAATTTGTTAGTCATTAtagacttaaaattttttaataaattcaaataaattataacaaagcgCAATATGCgatttattacaacaattttagTAAAGTTAGAAATTATCGATAATGCATAAATGCAAGCAACCAATCACAGCATCCTTTTGTGGTGTCTAAAAAAATAATGCCAAGgcaatatgtaatttttgtacaTACACTATCTCAACGGTTTCTCCTGTAAAACCATTCAAATCAGTTGTacgtatctttaataaaattcattaatctgGTATAAGCTTCTTAATCGAGTATCATCTGATTTGCTCTGTAAACATTATGGTGGTATGTTATATTACATGGaatgaaaaaatctttcttatgTACCTATCctaaaaaggtataatttttggATATATAAGCGATCTTGTTCGctttacagattaattttaaatcagaataCGGTAACACCTATTTACTTGtagtttaataagtaaattttgtattttcgttagttcagtgtattttttaaacattttctatgcGATGAGAAAtgtcaaatacagaaaaaaaataacacccACATATCTCAACTGGTGGGAATCAGTTGGAATATATTAATATGTCTTTTATgctaaaagttaataattttgttatatttgacAATTCTAAttctaaaacttattattactctctttataaacaataataaagtaaatatgaacCTCTTAATCTCTAAAacgaatattataatatttaattaatcgatatatatataagaatagatataacatttttatacacaacTTACTACTATGGTAAGAGGGAGAAATGcttgaaattgcaaaaaaaaactttttttttactattcattttgACTGTTATTTTTACCTTGGATTTGAATAAAAACTCAATAATGTATCAATACGAAATCTTTCAACaatatttctgttatcataaGCAATGTACTGGATAAAGTTAAACTGAAAAACTGACTTTTTCAAAGATTATATGAAAATTGCCCtcagtgttaaaaataaacacatgcatttagcattttttattaacatacatattacaaattttcgatatcttaaaaactatgaaaaatgtttgagatattcaatttaaaattctaaaatctttaagaagtataaaaataaaattatttttcaatattttttgtgaaaatcagctgcagattttaaaaatatatttgtcacaAAATACTctactaaacaaaaacaaacgctttaaaattttataaaaattttaccaagcTTTTTGTCAATTcagcatttaaatataaaagttttactcCTAGAAACAgcagatgttttttattttttaagacacAATCTCAAGTGTCTTATAATCTTGATACCATTACATTTggtatttttttgagaattaaacGTTCCAAAACTTAAGTCATCGTAAACTTTCCGGTAGGGGCCTGAAGAAAAGAAGATAGATCTGTATCAtacctaaaattataaaaagaaatataatattattgttttaacacaTAAGTCATACCAGCTCTATTAAATAACAACGCATATTAACGATCGAACACGAGCTATTTTCGTCGGTGGGATAATCGAAACTGAAAGCTGAAAATTTATCGATCGCAGTTAGATCGCTGAAAGATTTCAGCAAAGCGGCCTATGGTTCCCAGAAATTGAGAGAAAGGTTATAGTATAAGTGAAAATTCGGTTCCAAAGTTTGAATACTATGAAGAACGCACAGGAAAGAAATGTCATGCAAGAAGTAAGAAATCGTCAAAGACAACAGTTTAAATGGTGTCAAAGTAATTTGAGAGTCGCCTTAAGAATTTTACGGAATCGGTCAAACGTAGTTCATCAGACTGATGTTAGTGAATAATGTGATGGAGCAGATTCAAAGCCTTCACGTTATTCTCAAACTGATTAAATCAACGTTAAACATTTGGAATTGGATACGGTTTTGTGATTACTTATAAACTTGATTTTACGCATATTGTGTCTTGGTGTGACAGACCAGAGACCGATCTACAAAATAATAGGAACTGGCCACTCGCTTTGAACAATAATCcagatgattaatattaattaatattaccagaactttttaaataaaaaaaaaactcggttGCCTTAGAGTATTCGTTTGATTGACAGAAAAGAAAAGTagattaccaaaaataaaataaacggtgGAACagtgaatatttcagaaattttcagAAATCTGTTTTGCAATAGACCGtgattcctttttacttccttgtacgaagtaaaggaagtattgtgatcgcgaaaaatttcggttttcagatttcaacggaaatatccatttcaatcatccttgaatccattttgactagtttcggcgtgatgtctgtacatacgtatgtacgtaaaatctcgcgtaactcaaaaacgattagccataggatgttgaaatttttgatttaatactgttgttacatctagttgtgcacctccccttttgattgcaatcactggaccaaaagtgtccaaaaaagccgaaaatccaaagaatttggattttggaatttttcttagctgcagtaataagtcctcattgagaggtttttaacgatatatctcataagtagtacttattttcattggttctagagttacagccaaatgaaatcttaattaatgaaatattttgatcttaaaagggTAAGGGACAttggttcgaatcaaacttcatcttctttttttaacaattttttttttttaatttaaatatattgattgactaataattattaatttctgattgtaaaaaatcattacgataaaaaataaatcaataacaaaaaaaaagaaaaaatatcagaagttattaatgaaataaaattttatgtactttgtatttaaaaaaaatatgtttatattatttaataggcgtacaaggaagacatgtggtgtccatatcagattttttacaagATGTCAATAATATCATCATCGATTTGAAGGAGAATTTCGAAAAATAGTAACCGTTTCAGTACAATGGAATCTGATTTGTAATCTATCGATTAGAATTTAACTAGgcattttactactttttttttgttaaatctctgatgaaaaccaaagaaaataatgaCCGGTATTCTTGATGActctaaatattgtaattatgcCATTAATTGGAATACGaatctttttgaataattattatgttcttaTCCTAAGCCGGACGATGGTCAcaactcataataataaaattaaaataaaatgtcattaacaTAGTAGTTTCATATACATCTAaatatactagccggtcagggctcgcttcgctcgcccgactGCTAGCCAGGGGGTTCTGCCCCCTGGACCCTCTAAGTGTTGTATTCTcatatttgtgagaatattaaaaattttataaatattcattaaagaaaaaagattagtaattttacttacttatatttctgttgaaatggtgacagaaatataatgaagtaaagaattattgcatttatacattatatatatataatatatatggaaCGGAAGAatgcaagaatggcgggagtttcagtatttctccctacagatcgcagaacctggacaatgtcccttgttGCTCTATCTtcctattatcgggcggatttcatcagttatttagtggcggttataaattttaagttttatttatggagagatttggtaatttgcgttcctatccgtatggaccatcgtgaaatttatttactggttctgaccgtgagagactaagcttttgagcctagtaatcccggcgtgattccctttcagcccatccgctgaagtcctttcggtaccagcacctatgggctagcagaagtgcgcctaccggagccctagttatttggagggagaaatgcgccccgtcttcggagggagtcgcatatgttgactaaatgaaattgtggtctcttcgtgggacggtgtggggtgttgtctatatatatgtatatatatatatatatcgttcgtatcaagaagcattgtgcttctatacttatttatttttataaaatttcaaaaaacttttgcctaaaatagtttttaaaaaaaatgtaaaaaaataataagcttaataaatgttaatgtaaaaatgtactgTTTATATACAGctgtagttcaattttttttcgctagatggtagcgcttcaataaaaataaaaatgtgagcacatacagcaaacaaaacaacgcaccatgcttcttgatacgaactatatatttatttattaactaacaaataatatattattgatgtatttattaagtatttataaagatAGTCTCAATtagataataatgaaaagtagtttaattgtaaatttttttttaataacttcctgAGGACCTTTTTAGGGCTaccagtatataataataaatatttacctttGTTTCATATATAAACTGTAGTTTCAGagatacattttaaaacataccATTTTAAAAGTTTACTGCTGTAGCTATAAAAGGTTAGgatataaatcatttaacaattctgttttaatttttattttatagcgggtaataacaaactaataaaagggaattattaaaatataataataaaacgagagtaacaaaaataatatcttttaaaaataaaaaaaaaacaagatatttaaatttttctttagcgttttatctatttttaaagctatttcaatatttgtaatgCTTTATGTTTTCCGCTTGTATTGTGCATTGATCTTAATTACGTGTACTTGACCTACTACAAATGCCTATGCGTATATTTATGACGTAACTTTAGAAGAAATATTATTCTCAGAAAGGAAAATACAGCGTAAATTCCCTAACTTTAACCAATCAGATTTCACTCCTTGAACATATATAAGAGTGGATTTGAAGaaccttttatattattaaataggaCTTAAATAGAGAAGACACTCGCACTTCAACGCTTACGCAACATCTACAGTACGTAAGTAAAACCTGATAttgtgtattaataataacaattattattattattaaaatattatttgaattaggAAAGGGAAAAATACgcttaatttataaacttttgatggagatggttaaaaaaaattcgcATGCTTATATTATTGTTGGTAAAAAAACTTATACAGTATCTTATGGTGACTATTTGTAAAgcttgtgcaaaaaaaaaatttattacaaatattttttagcagtttttttttaaattgtaggaaaACCTGCACTATTGTGGGAAAACACTATCaactagaaatgtttttttttatggtcaTACCTTGTACGAACATTTTTCTAAAgattaaggaacccaaaaaagaaataacccccccaaaataaaaatgagtttgaaGTTACTTAActctaaataaagaaacaattttaccaTGGGAATCATGATTTTTAGAATTGTTGACCTGTTTTGTGTAAAAACTAAcaatttcatgatttttggcaCGAAATTGATAAATTGTagtcaaatttgtaaaattaagttttttagaaCTGTCAGTACACAAATCACTATCAGATTGAAAATTTCTAAGTTTCCGATCAATTTCACTCGGTGTTCGAAATACACTGCTCATTATGCGTGTTACAGCAACTCGCTAATAAATGTTGCcgaaaaaaagaaagcaaaacaataagatgaaataagtataatattattaacaacaacaaaCGTAACATCTATCAAACGGCTTGCCATGTCcgctcataattattattataaataataatattatttattattttattattataatttttaattccttctgAATTACCCAACGTTCCTCCAGTTATCGGTTTATAATTACTAGGTAATTATCACCCGGATAAGCCCAGgacaattttcagaaaaatatttcctagaaaaagttgttttaaattttgatttaattcttgTTCTATTACTTACATTCGTAAAATGCagccttataaattaaattttaaaaaatttagccaACAAAATATGGTTTTTCATGcaattatttctgaattaatctattttaattggaaaacaatataaaaaaaaccttttttaatgagtattttcaacaaaattttgttaaatttctctTTGAATTAATGTTGTACCTCTATACATTTttctaaagatattaaaaatgttatatcaatTCATTTTTCTGTGTGAATATCTTTGCTAAATAACTCCATCataaatgtaaagataaaaaaatctgatatggacaccatgacttctttgtacacctattaaattacgtatacacatttttaaaagtacataaaatgttatttcactaataccttctgatttttttcatattttgtttttttttattgttattattgaataattatttattgtaaacatttttttataatcagaggttaatcaatatatattaataaatcaatatatttaaattaaaaaaaaagttaaaaaaaggaagaaatgatacaaatcaaaaaaaaaaaataataaacaagaagaaaatgttgcaaacaaagaagaataaaaagattaagagaagatgataaattaaAGAGGAAGAAACCGTTACGACCAAggagagaatataaaaattaaaagaggatgatgaatgtaaaaagagagaaagtatgaaaactagagaacgtgtacacaaattaagatcagaagaattttatcaaaccaaagaccgattaaatgattggcaacaagaaacaaataaacgaaatgaagaTCAACTCCTACCCGGGAGAACATTGTCCGACAATATctgaggagtaatgaactaaaagataagaattttttgcaatttatcaaagatcgggcatgtatgcctcagtgtacatgttcttgtgagggtctatttttcagttactctgtagttaactttaatgcagataaaattaaacagaaattccagaataattaaataagattaaacagaaattaaactagaaaatccaaaaataataggattataaattataattttcaattaatattaaaaaatcagatttttcaccaaatatatttcatatacacatatataataatgcctgttaaattaaaatacacatttttaaaagtacataacaattttatttcactaataacttctgattttttttcataacttttttttattgttattactgaataattatttgtggtaaaatcagggcttgttactgcagttaagaaaaaatccaaaattcaaattctttgaattttcgccttttttggacccttttggtctagtcgattgcaatcaaaagggtagttggtacacaactagatgttagtacagtcctaaatcaaaatttcaacatactacggctattaatttttgaattatgcgagatacatacatacatacatgcatacgttcgtacagacgccacgcttaaactagtcaaaatggattcaggaatggtcaaaatggatatttccgttgaaatctgaaaatcgaaatttttcgtgatcacagtacttcctttacttcttacaaagaagtaaaaaggatAGTTTCCAAGCAAAGGTCACAAATCCTATTTgagattttaaataacatttcctataaatttacattctgttAAGTTGCCGCTTATGAAACTTCACGGGCTCTGACACTATTACTTGGGAGATCTCCGGGCTGAGTGTTAACGTTTCAGCTTTCATTCTAATTGTTACCGATTCAAATCCAAATAAGGTTTGATATtttcagatgtaaaaaaatttagaaaacatacttTCATCCTCGAAATTTTTGACAACTGGTgaattattcgtaaaaaaataactctacattatgtttattaaatttatgtatatttatttattttgtgaccTTAACATGCTTTTTGGAATGTATTTTAACAAGATGAAATGATTTTTCCatggataaaattttatgtataatcatatttaatatgGTACGTACCACAAAATGCAGTATAAGTTTTTACAGTTGGAttagtgtaattataaatattaacaaatgaagAGATGCTAAGAAAGAAAtacttgaagtaaaaaaaaggtgGCAATGCATTGcatgactttttcattttttaataacaaaaattattagagccaaaaaaaaaaaacatgtttatactttttttagagGTGTggaataaatgttaagaaaactttttctaaaaatattcatatatatatatatatatagcttaagttcaacaaatttgcttaagtaaaattttctctaaatctaacatccccttcaataaaggctaaaataagaaaacgaacattttcaaaaaactagATCGGGTTGGtaatctaaaaaacaattatagaaaTTTCTTGATAGCGTTATATATGAAGTATgaagtttcaaaaatgttttgaaaactatttagctgaagggagatagagcaaaaaacaaaaacacaaaaaacgctacttaaaatagaaatatatgtatttttaagagatggagttgatttttttaaattttggattatttttttaatattaagataacaaatttactactttaataatgttttctctaacattcctctgaagaaaataaaaattggttttattacaATATCCCCCACcaccttaacaaattttgaaaaaataatatgatcaataccccataatagaaatatttgagccaaatttgaagaaaatctgttcaATCAATCCTGAAATAGTGAAAATTAACTTTAAGACATACTTTGGTTAAGTTATGTATTTTCAACTTTATACTCACTTTTGTAACATCACTATATTCATCAGAATACATCTcagttattattgataaattattttcatttttggaaaattttattgtttattcctctacatgtaaaaatatatattaaaaatatttatcccaGTAAGTATTTATTTTCGATGtacaaaacagtaaatttaaaaattacattttttccctTATAATGTGgtcaaattacaaatatttattattgcgattaattactttaacatttttttacataaaaattaacaaaaactctACATCACTTTTTAgccaaaaaatacaataaataaaatgaaactgctaCTCATTATTTATCCTTTCATGTTAGTGAGAAAAATCTatctaaatcaattaaattaacattattagtaattaatgtGCAAGTTTCCTTATGTTTAATGGACATACACTCTTCAATAgctaaaaagtataattaagattaaaaatacattaaatcgttaacaaaatacaatattgtgatgataatgatgattaaGCTTAAAAGAAATACCCGATActgttttcagttaaaatatctagatcttttttatattgtaaaaaaaactaaagctaaaaatattcattacatggAACATTGGCTGTACAAGaatttttacattcatacttaaTGATGCATGTAGACCtgcacataaattattaatttcatgaaaaatttgactataatttattattgttacattattttagtgATTCTTTGTTTGTAGGTTACAACCATGAAGCTGGCTATTgaaattggattattatttacaattttatcgtATGGGTATAGTAAACCATTCCCTCAATCATTGGAATTATCAACAAAGCGAAGTAAAACTTCATTTAATGATCTTTCACAGGCATGTGAAACTCTTAGTCCAGTTCATGGACTTCACCAACCGCAAACTGGTCCATTTCCATATGTCATAACTACAAATACAGATTCAGTTGAACCTTTAGGCAAAATAGAAGTTCGTATTGCTggaaaaaatgatgaaaagtttAAAGGATTTATGGTACAAGCTAGAATCGGAGATAAAATAGTTAATGGAAAATTTGAAAGTTCTGATAATGTTGGGCTCATTGACTGTTTTGATGGCAAAGAGGTATGTAAAATTCAGTGTCTGTGTATgtgttatatttacttttttgtatttaaatatttcacattcttatattttatatatatatatatatatatattttactgaaattattctttttaagatttctccgtactgttaaattacatataaattgtattaaataaaccatctaatacagaatattaagataagaGATGTCttgccttaatttttcatgaaagtactttcgtgAGAAACCGCATCCTCAGTTATGATTGAAATATtggaattatatattatattatggcaatatatatatatatatatatatatatatagtgctgCAGTGGTTAAAAGTCAATTTTAATAACCTCTAACTTCTACCCTACATGTGCTATGCTAATTTTTCAACCTTAACTTATTTACTACAGCCTtggttatctattttatttatactagatCTATCTCTTAATCACCAGATCAATTAAACCTGGATATTTTAACACATAACCTACCGACTTAGTTTATCTACAAGAttctttaatttatctataaCAGTAGTAACTCATTCATATTAATACACGACTTTCTTGAAATTTCCCAAATGATTTAGCTGTTGATATAATTACAAACttcaatcctgttttttttttcaaaatgtatattttctgtCTTTGAACTTCACTAGTCCATATTATTTGCTATTATGTACAGAAAcagtttttacttgaaaatattcaGAACTTTGATTTATATCATCATACAGAAACATTCAAATGAAAAGTTTTCAACTTTAATTCCTCTTAGCATTATTTAACAATGCAactttttcagatatttacatttattgatgtgcttttatgctttaaaaaaaaattgaaggatttctaaaaaaatataatacatacttCTATCAAACAGGCTCATTACTAGTTTCATGTAAAATGGTACAATACTTCTACTTATGAAAAAAAGggtaaattatgttgttttttttgtttttttttgctgtatttaGCAATCCCTTCAAAAGAACTTcctattaaattatctaaaataaaattaaaagattttcttttcagaatcaatattagtttattgataaattttttagaaatactaataaaaaaaaaacaacacctgaattttctgcattcttACAAAAAGTGCTACTTCGTTATACtcaagtaatttcatttaatattattaacttactAATCATAATTGcaaacataatttcaattaacttctaattattatttcatatcgattttatgtattaattattcatatatttgatttattatcatttcatatatttttagttgttgTCCATTAATATAGATTCAATTACttctgtgttttattattaattttgtattttataatggtATTCTACTTAAAGTTTCTCTTGATTCTTCTAAGCAAATTCTGGGACAGTTCAATTAATCCATGTGCTAACATACCTCAATTACCCATTTCTGACatgatatacataatatataactatagactaatttgaataaaatattatttcttaatttcagaATACAGCGAGTAACAAAGTTCATCCAGATCGTGTtgataaagatgaaataaaattgactTGGGTTGCACCAAAAGATCTACAAGAGGATTTTAAGTTTgtgtaagtaattattttttttacctatccTTTTTATCCATAATTTACCTGAGAAATGAGAGTACTCTATTACTTTATTCCTGCAGTAAtgcatcattaattttataatatatattatgtttatgacAATTCGATTGATACAGTTTTATCCAGCAATGATTcattgttgtattttaataaattttaagggcAGTGAGTGCTATGATCATTAACACTAAACACTAATAAAGACTTCTGCTGATCTTTATTAGATATtagaatatcaattttattaatgtaatctaataaaaatcatattcattACATCAATAAAGTTGTTGCaatcaatataatatttcatgtaacaaaataccaaaattgaattttttacatgGCGGAATAATAGTATCTTCACCTTTCATTTGGAAGGATTCTGGATTCAAATTCTAGTCAGGTCttcatattttttgataatgtataaaattattttctcattttcattataaataaaatagatttattttttattttaaagcacatttattaaaaggaaaaaaaacactaataaggaaaaagtaatttttgtaacatatcaCAGTAAGTTaagatttaatatcatttaaataaatttgctacAGTAAA belongs to Lycorma delicatula isolate Av1 chromosome 1, ASM4794821v1, whole genome shotgun sequence and includes:
- the LOC142320617 gene encoding putative defense protein 3, giving the protein MKLAIEIGLLFTILSYGYSKPFPQSLELSTKRSKTSFNDLSQACETLSPVHGLHQPQTGPFPYVITTNTDSVEPLGKIEVRIAGKNDEKFKGFMVQARIGDKIVNGKFESSDNVGLIDCFDGKENTASNKVHPDRVDKDEIKLTWVAPKDLQEDFKFVVTVVKDFKTFWVRQTSDTIKVKKQ